One genomic window of Eriocheir sinensis breed Jianghai 21 chromosome 57, ASM2467909v1, whole genome shotgun sequence includes the following:
- the LOC126984727 gene encoding putative nuclease HARBI1, translating to MAAPQEQQPHQPGNNYLRKDVLNELNDAELIKRYRLDREGILFVTNLVRAALKSDTNRSNPLTPELKVLITLRYLATGKMQQCSSDDLGPSQSCISRAISKTIDALADVNVLKRFITFPVTQDSADRKKAEFFAIANFPNIVGAIDGTHIRIVAPRDQEEVYVNRKGYHSMNVQVVFDANYRILDILAKWPGSVHDARILNSSGLSRLFDGGYVPAGSHLLGDSGYPCKTWLLTPYLRPLPGPQSRYNRSHKITRSIVERGIGQLKRRFHVLHGEVRLRPPSRCAKSFMCVECCTIFARIGIFLFLWMTSNQWVQRHKSQCH from the exons ATGGCAGCGCCACAAgagcaacaaccacatcagccAGGGAATAATTACCTTAGAAAGGACGTTCTAAATGAACTTAATGATGCTGAGCTCATCAAGAGGTACAGGTTAGACCGGGAAGGTATATTATTTGTTACCAACCTTGTAAGGGCAGCGCTGAAGAGTGATACCAACAGGTCTAACCCGCTCACCCCGGAGTTGAAGGTTCTCATAACCTTAAGATATCTTGCTACTGGCAAAATGCAACAATGTAGCAGTGATGACCTTGGCCCCTCACAGTCCTGCATCAGCAGAGCCATCAGTAAAACTATAGACGCCCTTGCAGATGTTAATGTCCTCAAGAGGTTCATAACTTTTCCTGTCACCCAAGACAGCGCTGACCGAAAGAAAGCAGAATTCTTTGCTATAGCCAATTTCCCTAACATCGTAGGTGCCATTGATGGCACACACATCCGAATTGTGGCACCGAGGGATCAAGAAGAAGTGTATGTGAACCGGAAGGGGTATCACAGCATGAATGTCCAAGTTGTATTTGATGCCAATTATCGAATATTGGACATTCTTGCCAAGTGGCCAGGGTCAGTGCATGATGCACGTATCTTGAACAGCAGTGGATTGTCAAGATTGTTTGACGGAGGATATGTGCCAGCAGGAAGTCACTTGCTTGGAGACAGTGGGTACCCCTGCAAGACATGGCTCCTTACACCTTATCTGCGTCCACTGCCTGGACCTCAGTCACGATATAATAG GTCTCACAAAATTACACGCAGTATTGTTGAACGTGGAATTGGACAACTCAAACGCCGATTTCATGTTTTGCATGGTGAGGTACGATTGAGGCCCCCCTCAAGGTGTGCAAAATCATTCATGTGTGTGGAATGCTGCACAATATTTGCAAGGATaggaatcttcctcttcctctggatGACGAGCAACCAATGGGTGCAGAGGCACAAGTCCCAGTGCCATTAA